One part of the candidate division WOR-3 bacterium genome encodes these proteins:
- a CDS encoding MiaB/RimO family radical SAM methylthiotransferase, producing MAILLNVGCKLNQYEGYCLAEKYQRDANVIIVNTCCVTHEAEVKSLKKFRQAKRDFPNKKIIVTGCLVQLKPEIFTGYDIVDNEERNIIIEDIFPAPKKSRYFLKIEDGCNQPCTFCVVSKIRKKIVSKPVEIIKKEIEWAKSLGFNEIVLVGANIGLYGLDMGTSLVELFRELSKMSEIPRIRLSSLEPNFINDELISSLKNLPVCRHFHIPIQSGDDKILFLMGRRYDTNYLRKTLELISKNFSDVGIGADLIVGFPEETEIEFKNTCDLIKDSPLTHLHIFTYSPRHITEAYKFGDPVSVPEKKKRFWVLKKLIVEKNYKFRQGLIDKKIDVIIEKKRDMIKGLTDNYIRVNIDQPCNERELRTIRIIKVTETETVGIITQ from the coding sequence TTGGCAATTCTATTAAATGTTGGTTGTAAACTAAACCAATACGAAGGTTATTGTCTTGCTGAGAAATATCAAAGAGATGCCAATGTTATAATAGTAAATACTTGTTGTGTTACACATGAGGCAGAAGTAAAATCCCTGAAAAAATTCCGTCAGGCAAAGCGAGACTTTCCGAATAAGAAAATAATTGTCACCGGATGTCTTGTCCAATTAAAACCAGAAATTTTTACTGGTTATGATATTGTTGATAACGAAGAGCGGAACATAATTATTGAAGATATATTTCCGGCACCGAAAAAATCCCGTTATTTCTTAAAGATTGAGGATGGCTGCAATCAACCCTGCACATTTTGTGTGGTTTCTAAAATACGAAAGAAAATTGTTAGTAAACCTGTTGAAATAATCAAAAAAGAAATTGAATGGGCAAAGAGTCTGGGTTTTAATGAAATTGTGCTGGTTGGCGCAAATATTGGACTTTATGGTCTGGATATGGGCACTTCACTTGTTGAACTCTTTAGAGAGTTATCAAAGATGTCAGAGATACCAAGGATAAGGCTATCATCCTTGGAGCCGAATTTCATTAATGATGAACTGATTTCCAGTTTGAAAAACTTACCAGTTTGCAGACATTTCCATATTCCAATACAGAGTGGAGACGATAAGATATTATTCTTAATGGGTCGCAGGTATGATACAAACTATCTAAGAAAAACCCTTGAACTTATTTCAAAAAATTTTTCTGATGTAGGTATTGGTGCAGATCTCATCGTTGGTTTCCCCGAAGAGACAGAAATTGAATTCAAGAACACCTGTGATTTGATTAAAGATTCACCCCTAACTCATCTTCACATATTCACCTATTCGCCAAGGCATATCACAGAGGCTTACAAATTTGGAGATCCAGTAAGTGTGCCAGAAAAGAAAAAAAGATTCTGGGTACTTAAAAAATTGATTGTTGAAAAAAATTATAAATTCCGTCAGGGTCTCATTGATAAAAAAATTGATGTTATCATTGAAAAGAAAAGAGATATGATCAAAGGTTTGACTGACAATTATATAAGAGTGAATATTGACCAGCCCTGTAATGAGAGAGAACTGCGAACAATTAGAATCATAAAGGTTACAGAAACCGAAACCGTTGGCATAATAACGCAATAA
- a CDS encoding 30S ribosomal protein S1 — MNGHSQEELNKLLEESYVTHQEGDIIKATIIKRTKNGVLVNLGLKAEGFLPYEEFSNPDDAVEGKEVYVFLETFENREGFPVISKKKADFQLAWDKIKHIYENGEIAEATIRKRIKGGYTIDLLGVDAFLPSSQIDFKPQTNPDAIIGQKIGVKIVKINMLRKNIVVSRKLAVEAEQEEVRKRIFGKIKVGDVIEGTVRNIADYGAFIDIGGIDALLHISDISWTKLTHPGEAVKLNERLKVKVLSLDKSSGRISVGLKQLMPHPWEAIEKKYPPGTKIKGKIVNIVEYGAFIELEKDIQGFVHVSDMTWSKDIKDPNALVKVGDVVDAVVLSVDRDERRIYLGMKQTQPDPWSVVDEKYQIGQKVTVKITNLKDFGAFVRLPDGLDGLIHVNDFFWDKKVKKASDYFKKGQKIDAVIRSIDRKNRKISLSIKHLQEDPFVKLMEKYPDNAEITGKVSDILPKGLRVILEGNFEEFIPTKYLERKGKNLKDLYKIDEELQLVVRKYNTKLRRIILAEKGFGKSAVKKKEKEEVKLPTDKITIGDIIGAKTKDIIKKEKE; from the coding sequence ATGAATGGTCATTCGCAAGAAGAACTGAATAAGTTACTTGAAGAAAGTTATGTCACCCATCAAGAGGGTGACATTATAAAGGCAACCATAATTAAGCGCACCAAAAATGGTGTTCTTGTCAATCTTGGTTTGAAGGCAGAGGGTTTTTTGCCTTATGAGGAATTTTCAAACCCTGATGATGCAGTAGAAGGTAAAGAGGTTTATGTATTTCTTGAAACTTTTGAAAATCGCGAAGGATTTCCCGTAATTTCAAAGAAAAAGGCGGATTTTCAGTTAGCCTGGGATAAAATAAAACACATTTATGAAAATGGAGAAATTGCAGAGGCAACGATCAGGAAGAGAATAAAGGGTGGATATACAATTGATCTGTTGGGTGTGGATGCTTTTTTACCGAGTTCCCAGATTGACTTCAAGCCCCAGACAAATCCTGATGCAATCATTGGACAGAAGATAGGTGTTAAGATTGTGAAAATAAATATGTTAAGAAAGAATATCGTAGTCTCAAGGAAACTTGCTGTTGAAGCAGAACAGGAAGAGGTGAGAAAGAGGATATTTGGCAAGATTAAGGTGGGTGATGTCATTGAAGGAACCGTGCGCAACATTGCTGATTATGGTGCATTCATTGATATTGGTGGAATTGATGCCCTATTACACATTAGCGATATATCCTGGACAAAATTGACCCACCCGGGTGAAGCAGTGAAATTAAATGAAAGATTAAAGGTAAAAGTTCTTTCTTTGGACAAGTCATCAGGAAGAATATCGGTTGGTTTGAAGCAATTAATGCCCCATCCGTGGGAGGCAATTGAGAAAAAATATCCCCCAGGAACAAAGATTAAGGGTAAGATTGTTAACATAGTGGAATATGGTGCATTCATTGAACTTGAAAAAGACATTCAGGGTTTCGTCCATGTTTCTGATATGACCTGGTCAAAAGATATAAAAGACCCCAATGCCTTGGTGAAAGTTGGTGATGTTGTTGATGCAGTTGTGCTCTCTGTTGACCGTGACGAAAGGAGAATCTACCTTGGAATGAAACAGACCCAACCCGATCCTTGGTCGGTTGTGGATGAAAAATATCAGATTGGACAGAAGGTAACCGTTAAAATTACAAATTTGAAAGATTTTGGTGCATTCGTTCGTCTTCCTGATGGTCTTGATGGTTTAATCCATGTCAATGACTTCTTCTGGGATAAGAAAGTGAAGAAGGCGTCGGATTATTTCAAAAAAGGGCAGAAGATTGATGCGGTCATACGCTCTATAGACCGTAAAAATAGAAAGATTTCATTAAGTATAAAACATCTCCAGGAAGACCCATTTGTAAAGTTGATGGAAAAATATCCAGACAATGCAGAAATAACAGGAAAGGTCAGCGATATTCTTCCCAAAGGACTACGTGTTATTCTGGAAGGTAATTTTGAAGAATTCATTCCCACGAAATATTTGGAAAGAAAGGGCAAGAATTTAAAAGATTTATATAAAATTGATGAAGAACTGCAACTTGTTGTTCGAAAATATAATACAAAACTTAGAAGAATAATTTTGGCGGAAAAAGGATTTGGTAAATCTGCGGTGAAGAAAAAAGAAAAAGAAGAAGTCAAACTACCAACGGATAAAATTACGATTGGTGATATAATAGGTGCCAAAACCAAAGATATCATAAAAAAAGAGAAGGAATAG
- the larE gene encoding ATP-dependent sacrificial sulfur transferase LarE: protein MRKIINPKLKKLERLKKILKKYSGVVVAFSGGVDSTFLLKMAIDIFKNNVIAVTATSPLHLENEIKLAKRIAKRLKVKHIIIHSDELENDYFRTNPINRCFYCKIELFKKIKKIAQRNGFIVIEASNYSDLNDFRPGLKAVRELGIKSPLIEAKLTKEQIRYFARMLKLPNWNKPSMACLASRIPYGIEINKKNLKRIERAEEFLKKLQFSQCRVRDYFPIARVEIMHNEFAKMIKNRIRIIRFFKKIGYKYVTLDLEGYRTGSMNI from the coding sequence GTGAGAAAAATTATTAATCCAAAATTAAAAAAATTAGAACGGTTGAAAAAAATACTCAAGAAATACTCTGGAGTCGTAGTTGCATTTTCCGGTGGTGTTGATTCAACATTCCTTTTGAAAATGGCAATTGATATTTTTAAAAATAATGTAATTGCCGTAACTGCCACATCCCCCCTGCATCTTGAAAATGAAATAAAACTGGCAAAAAGAATTGCAAAAAGATTAAAGGTTAAACATATAATCATTCATTCAGACGAACTTGAAAATGATTATTTTAGAACGAATCCTATCAATCGCTGCTTTTACTGCAAAATTGAGTTATTTAAAAAGATAAAAAAGATTGCCCAGAGGAATGGCTTTATTGTCATTGAAGCAAGCAATTATTCTGACCTGAATGACTTTAGACCCGGTTTAAAAGCAGTGAGAGAACTTGGTATAAAATCGCCATTGATAGAAGCAAAGTTGACAAAAGAACAAATCCGTTATTTTGCCAGAATGCTTAAATTACCTAATTGGAATAAACCTTCAATGGCCTGCCTTGCTTCACGGATTCCTTATGGTATTGAAATAAATAAAAAAAATTTAAAACGCATTGAGAGAGCAGAAGAATTTCTCAAAAAATTACAATTTTCTCAATGCCGGGTAAGGGATTATTTTCCGATTGCCCGGGTTGAAATAATGCATAATGAATTTGCAAAAATGATTAAAAATAGAATACGAATTATCAGATTTTTCAAAAAAATTGGATACAAATATGTTACACTTGATTTAGAAGGTTATAGAACCGGTAGTATGAATATATGA
- the chrA gene encoding chromate efflux transporter, translating into MNSLRTIAKTFFKIGLIGFGGGPGMLALIRSECVKKKKLICDDDLTTAVAIGQILPGPFVPNYCEYIGYCLAGFKGAVVAGVSLLLPSFIIMLILSYLYFTFHTLPAINQIFKGIGAVMTAIILWAGIDMGRLIINNFKRIIVFIFAFTLFLFKFDPVLTVLLAGGLGILLEQIKSPKLFLAVPMFLFDIRKAIELFGIFLKIGAVIFGGGYAAIPFIQNEVCVYRDWLTTREFLDGFALGQITPGPVAITATFVGFKVMGIFGALISTIGIFLPSFIMLIILIKIYKKIEHNRYVQSFLNGIKSAVVAILLSTGIIFVPMNWFNIVYGIFGIICLVILLFVKKIDPFILVVTGIIFGIING; encoded by the coding sequence ATGAATTCTTTAAGAACCATAGCAAAGACATTCTTCAAGATCGGACTTATCGGTTTTGGCGGTGGCCCTGGAATGCTTGCCCTAATAAGGTCTGAATGTGTTAAAAAAAAGAAATTGATATGCGATGATGACTTAACGACTGCAGTTGCCATAGGACAGATATTACCTGGTCCATTTGTGCCCAATTATTGCGAATATATCGGGTATTGCCTTGCAGGTTTCAAAGGCGCGGTTGTTGCGGGAGTTTCTTTACTCCTTCCCTCTTTTATCATCATGCTCATACTTTCTTATCTCTATTTTACTTTTCACACACTTCCAGCAATCAACCAGATATTCAAAGGTATCGGTGCCGTGATGACGGCGATAATCCTCTGGGCAGGCATTGATATGGGAAGATTAATAATAAATAACTTCAAACGGATTATTGTATTTATCTTCGCCTTCACTCTTTTTCTGTTCAAATTTGATCCAGTCCTAACCGTGCTCCTAGCGGGTGGTTTGGGCATATTACTTGAACAAATAAAATCACCTAAACTTTTTCTCGCCGTGCCAATGTTTTTATTTGATATCAGAAAGGCAATTGAATTATTTGGCATATTTTTAAAGATTGGCGCAGTGATTTTTGGTGGTGGATATGCCGCAATTCCATTTATTCAGAATGAAGTCTGCGTCTACCGGGACTGGCTTACAACAAGGGAGTTTCTTGATGGCTTTGCCCTGGGGCAGATAACACCCGGACCGGTGGCAATCACCGCAACATTTGTGGGTTTTAAAGTAATGGGAATTTTCGGAGCATTAATTTCTACTATTGGAATATTTCTCCCATCATTTATAATGCTCATAATTTTAATAAAGATATACAAAAAGATAGAGCACAATCGCTATGTTCAGTCGTTTTTAAATGGTATAAAATCAGCAGTCGTTGCAATCTTGTTATCAACTGGGATTATCTTCGTTCCAATGAATTGGTTCAATATCGTATACGGGATATTTGGAATTATATGTCTCGTCATATTGCTTTTTGTAAAGAAAATAGACCCTTTTATACTTGTCGTCACGGGCATTATCTTCGGGATAATAAACGGATAA
- a CDS encoding biotin transporter BioY, with protein MNIAKPIGYLNDGMVAYFRWLKELSLIKKIGLSLLFALFTGIFAQIRIPLGFTPVPVTGQVFVVLLSGVLLGGFYAGLSMIFYITLGAIGIPWFAGFRAGLNPGPTIGYLLGFIPAAIFIGLLAHRHKKLLSQILIMLFGVLLIYFIGALNFAFLLKTNFLTTMKLAVLPFIPFDIMKAILAGILSRVILPDD; from the coding sequence ATGAATATTGCAAAACCTATTGGTTATCTAAATGATGGAATGGTCGCATACTTTAGATGGTTAAAAGAATTGAGTTTGATTAAAAAAATTGGACTTTCTTTGCTATTTGCTTTGTTTACCGGGATCTTTGCGCAAATTCGGATTCCGCTTGGTTTTACTCCGGTTCCTGTAACCGGGCAGGTATTTGTAGTATTATTGAGCGGTGTACTTTTAGGGGGATTTTATGCTGGTTTGAGCATGATTTTTTATATAACTCTTGGGGCGATTGGTATTCCCTGGTTTGCTGGATTTCGCGCAGGGCTAAATCCCGGTCCGACCATAGGTTATTTATTAGGATTTATTCCCGCAGCAATTTTTATTGGACTACTTGCCCATAGACACAAAAAACTCTTAAGCCAGATTCTGATAATGCTGTTCGGCGTTTTATTGATCTATTTTATCGGCGCTTTGAATTTCGCATTTCTGCTCAAAACAAACTTTTTAACAACAATGAAACTGGCAGTTTTACCATTTATACCATTTGATATTATGAAGGCGATACTCGCAGGCATTTTATCTCGGGTAATCCTTCCTGATGATTGA
- the amrB gene encoding AmmeMemoRadiSam system protein B, with product MAQTCNSGEYRESIHAGSWYPGREKDLQEVIKTYLKNAKAKVSGEIFGLVSPHAGYMYSGPFAAFSYKLLENKEFDDVIVIGPSHRHGFYGVSVDKMPGRETPLGKIEFDKNLAESIIKQNPEVIKYVPNAHAEEHSVEIQIPFLQVVLKKFKLVEIVMGSHDYNTCKILADAIVNATKGRKVLVIASSDLSHYHNQEKAEKLDNLVIDAIEKYDPELLYKRLSSDSCEACGGGPIITVMLASKKLGADKSRVLIYGTSGNVTGDYTQVVGYLSAAFFKGQEEEHEKVGVDLGFTEDEKKILKDIARKTIEAVVKGKKPPEFKELPEKLKEPYGVFVTITKHGNLRGCIGHIIADEPLYKITQEMAKAAALHDPRFNPVNEKELSEIEIEISVLTPMEKVKDFKDIVIGRDGLLVRRGYYSGLLLPQVATDYGWTVEEFLEQTCVKAGLPEDAYKMKDTEVYKFSAQIF from the coding sequence ATGGCACAAACTTGTAATAGTGGAGAATACCGCGAATCGATCCATGCAGGTTCCTGGTATCCAGGTAGAGAAAAAGATTTACAAGAGGTGATAAAGACCTATCTGAAAAATGCCAAGGCAAAGGTTTCGGGTGAAATCTTTGGACTGGTTTCACCCCATGCGGGTTATATGTATTCCGGACCATTTGCGGCATTCTCTTATAAATTATTAGAAAATAAGGAATTTGATGATGTAATAGTAATAGGTCCAAGCCATCGGCATGGGTTTTATGGGGTTTCTGTTGATAAAATGCCGGGCAGGGAAACACCTTTAGGCAAAATAGAATTTGATAAAAATCTTGCAGAAAGTATTATTAAGCAAAATCCCGAAGTTATTAAATATGTTCCAAATGCACATGCTGAAGAACATTCGGTGGAAATACAGATTCCTTTTCTCCAGGTCGTTTTAAAAAAATTTAAATTGGTTGAAATAGTTATGGGCTCTCATGATTATAATACCTGCAAAATACTTGCTGATGCAATTGTGAATGCGACAAAAGGTAGAAAAGTACTGGTGATTGCGAGTTCGGATCTTTCTCATTATCATAATCAGGAAAAGGCAGAAAAACTTGATAATCTTGTGATCGACGCCATAGAAAAATATGACCCTGAACTTTTGTATAAAAGACTGTCTTCAGATAGTTGCGAAGCCTGTGGAGGCGGTCCAATCATTACAGTAATGCTTGCTTCAAAAAAATTGGGTGCCGACAAATCAAGGGTATTAATCTATGGAACGAGCGGTAATGTTACGGGTGATTATACACAGGTTGTTGGTTATCTTTCAGCGGCTTTTTTCAAAGGACAAGAAGAAGAACATGAAAAAGTCGGCGTTGACCTTGGATTTACCGAAGACGAAAAGAAAATATTAAAGGATATTGCAAGAAAAACGATTGAGGCTGTGGTTAAAGGCAAAAAACCCCCTGAATTCAAAGAACTTCCTGAAAAGCTTAAAGAGCCTTATGGCGTATTTGTGACAATCACCAAACACGGAAATTTAAGGGGTTGTATCGGTCATATCATTGCCGATGAACCTCTTTATAAAATTACTCAGGAGATGGCAAAGGCAGCCGCGCTCCATGACCCGCGATTCAATCCCGTTAATGAAAAGGAACTTTCCGAGATTGAAATTGAGATCTCAGTACTCACTCCAATGGAAAAGGTAAAAGATTTTAAAGATATTGTCATTGGCAGGGATGGTTTACTTGTTCGTCGTGGCTACTATAGCGGTTTGCTTTTACCACAGGTAGCGACTGATTATGGGTGGACGGTTGAAGAATTTTTAGAACAGACCTGTGTCAAGGCAGGACTTCCTGAAGATGCTTACAAAATGAAGGACACAGAGGTCTATAAATTTTCCGCCCAGATATTTTAG
- the larB gene encoding nickel pincer cofactor biosynthesis protein LarB, producing the protein MIKTISDIGFAKLDLHREIRKGFPEVVLCQGKSEEQILKCAGQILRVNKKVLLTRVNPSVARLLASKFKSGRYYPEARLYYIGKPKKKSGLVVVISAGTGDIPVAEESAVTAEIMGSNVKRIYDVGVAGLHRLLNFKKQIKKARVLVVVAGMDGVLPSVVGGLFSAPVIAVPTSIGYGANFNGVAPLLTMLNCCAPGVAVVNIDNGFGAGYLAAVINSL; encoded by the coding sequence TTGATAAAAACAATAAGTGATATAGGGTTCGCAAAATTAGACCTGCACCGTGAGATTAGAAAGGGATTTCCTGAAGTTGTGTTATGTCAGGGTAAGTCTGAAGAGCAGATATTAAAATGTGCAGGGCAGATACTCAGAGTAAATAAAAAGGTTCTTTTAACAAGGGTTAATCCATCGGTTGCCAGGTTGCTTGCCAGTAAATTTAAGTCAGGAAGATATTATCCTGAAGCCAGATTGTATTATATTGGTAAACCAAAGAAGAAATCCGGACTGGTAGTTGTAATATCGGCAGGAACCGGGGATATCCCCGTGGCTGAAGAATCGGCAGTCACTGCCGAGATTATGGGTAGTAATGTCAAAAGAATATATGATGTTGGTGTTGCAGGATTACACAGACTATTAAATTTCAAAAAACAGATAAAAAAAGCAAGGGTTCTTGTCGTCGTTGCAGGAATGGATGGTGTTCTTCCGTCAGTCGTAGGTGGATTATTCTCAGCACCTGTAATTGCCGTTCCCACAAGCATTGGATATGGTGCGAATTTCAATGGTGTTGCGCCCTTGTTGACGATGTTGAATTGCTGTGCCCCGGGTGTGGCAGTGGTGAATATTGACAATGGTTTTGGTGCGGGTTATCTTGCGGCAGTTATAAACAGTCTATGA
- the ftsE gene encoding cell division ATP-binding protein FtsE: MIVFDKVTKIFQKDWVALDSISFDIQKGEFVFITGPTGAGKSTILKLIYKDEEPTKGTIKVLDYNLHFLKHNKLPEFRRKIGVIFQDFKLLQDRTVEENVAFALEVTDIPPRDLKKKVFDILTYVKLSHKKFNYPYQLSGGEQQKIAIARALVRDPYILLADEPTGNLDLKSSQEVLEILMDINYKGTTILMATHNQLLVRKAKKRIIHLENGKIISDK; this comes from the coding sequence ATGATTGTCTTTGATAAAGTAACAAAAATTTTTCAGAAGGATTGGGTCGCACTTGATAGCATTTCTTTTGATATTCAAAAAGGAGAATTCGTTTTTATCACTGGTCCAACCGGTGCGGGCAAAAGTACAATTCTTAAACTCATATACAAAGACGAAGAGCCTACAAAAGGAACAATCAAGGTTCTTGATTACAATCTTCATTTCCTAAAACATAATAAACTGCCCGAATTCCGTCGCAAGATTGGCGTTATTTTTCAGGATTTTAAACTTCTTCAGGACCGAACGGTTGAAGAGAATGTCGCATTTGCACTTGAAGTCACTGATATTCCTCCCAGGGATCTAAAGAAAAAAGTTTTTGATATTTTAACCTATGTAAAATTAAGCCACAAGAAATTTAATTATCCATACCAACTTTCTGGCGGTGAGCAACAAAAGATTGCAATTGCCCGGGCATTGGTGCGCGACCCATACATCCTGCTTGCTGATGAACCAACTGGAAATCTGGATTTAAAAAGTTCCCAGGAGGTCCTTGAAATTTTAATGGATATTAACTATAAGGGTACAACAATTCTGATGGCAACCCATAATCAGTTACTCGTGCGCAAGGCAAAAAAACGCATCATCCATCTGGAAAATGGTAAAATTATTTCAGATAAATGA
- a CDS encoding permease-like cell division protein FtsX, producing the protein MALRIGIREGFRTIVRSRSLFILSLLVAAISFYLLSIFGLVTVNLYKMANLLDEKIEIIAFLEERADIQWLKNSIQKITGVQEVVYVSAETALKQLQEEVSETKEIIRVFEDNPLPASIRIKLEPQYRNTKGLEEITKKVLLLKGVKDTIYGGELVEQLKKITNIMLFFDIGLLIIITLSVIFVIFQTIKLTIFAHATEIEIMKLVGATDTFITIPFVFQGLIQGVLGGIIAYILLIITVRIASSFFNIPFFPKTLFFLGTVLFGMIFGIIGSSIALRRFLK; encoded by the coding sequence ATGGCATTACGCATTGGGATAAGAGAAGGGTTTAGAACAATAGTCAGGAGCCGTTCTCTATTCATTCTATCCTTACTCGTTGCTGCGATATCCTTTTATTTATTATCAATTTTTGGATTGGTCACGGTCAATCTTTATAAAATGGCAAACCTTCTTGATGAGAAGATTGAAATCATCGCATTTCTTGAAGAACGAGCAGATATCCAGTGGTTAAAAAATAGCATACAGAAGATAACCGGTGTTCAGGAAGTCGTCTATGTATCGGCTGAAACTGCATTAAAACAACTCCAGGAAGAAGTTTCTGAAACAAAAGAAATAATCCGTGTATTTGAAGACAATCCATTACCTGCATCTATAAGAATAAAACTTGAGCCGCAATATCGTAATACAAAAGGGTTGGAAGAAATCACTAAGAAGGTTTTATTGCTTAAAGGAGTAAAGGATACAATATACGGTGGAGAACTTGTTGAACAACTCAAAAAGATAACTAATATTATGTTATTTTTTGATATTGGCTTATTAATCATAATTACCCTTTCCGTTATATTTGTCATATTCCAGACCATTAAACTAACAATCTTTGCCCATGCTACAGAAATTGAGATAATGAAACTTGTTGGCGCAACTGATACATTTATCACGATTCCATTTGTTTTTCAGGGACTAATCCAGGGTGTTTTGGGTGGTATCATTGCTTATATTCTTCTTATAATAACCGTGCGGATTGCATCATCATTTTTCAATATTCCGTTTTTCCCCAAAACCTTATTCTTTCTGGGAACTGTATTATTCGGTATGATATTTGGTATAATAGGTTCAAGTATTGCATTGAGAAGGTTCTTAAAATGA
- a CDS encoding peptidoglycan DD-metalloendopeptidase family protein — translation MKFVLIFLCLFLQINQKQKELDDLKKKLSEVRQEIKQLEKEKSGALSRIEKIDEAINLSTEYIEKLTAQEYEEKTRIAELNREIARLESKMKFQKEELKERLIRLYKWTPFYKLEILFSSKSIPEILSTSYYLQILAKNDRKLFFEFKDDWTKYLADKKMREQLISVLETRRQEKEQELEQLNKERQEKRKILDEIAKQENEKKKVEKELKSAQRKLEDLIVSLQKKKEKEEASAKSYFEINKGKLPWPCKGSVGTKFGKVIHPKYNTTTKNNGIDILSNYGENVYAVAQGKVVYAGKFIGYGDLVVIDHQDGFYSLYGHLSEILVKVGDEVPSGRIIGRVGESGSLSGPMLHFELRKEGKPVDPLIYLE, via the coding sequence ATGAAATTCGTTTTGATATTTTTGTGTTTATTTTTACAAATAAATCAAAAGCAGAAAGAACTTGATGACCTTAAGAAAAAATTGAGTGAAGTAAGACAGGAAATAAAACAACTTGAGAAAGAAAAATCAGGCGCCCTTTCCAGGATTGAAAAGATAGATGAGGCTATAAACCTTTCTACCGAGTATATTGAAAAACTCACTGCCCAGGAATATGAAGAAAAAACGAGGATTGCCGAATTGAATCGCGAAATTGCAAGGCTGGAGTCAAAGATGAAATTTCAAAAAGAGGAATTAAAGGAAAGATTAATCCGACTTTATAAATGGACTCCTTTCTATAAACTGGAAATTTTATTTTCATCAAAATCAATACCTGAAATACTTTCAACTTCTTATTATCTCCAGATTCTTGCAAAAAATGACAGAAAATTGTTCTTTGAATTTAAAGATGATTGGACAAAATATCTTGCTGATAAAAAAATGCGTGAGCAACTGATTTCGGTATTGGAAACAAGACGCCAGGAAAAAGAACAGGAACTTGAACAATTGAACAAGGAAAGACAAGAAAAGAGAAAAATCCTTGATGAAATAGCGAAACAGGAAAATGAGAAGAAAAAAGTGGAGAAGGAACTTAAGAGTGCACAGCGTAAACTTGAAGACTTAATTGTTTCTCTCCAAAAAAAGAAGGAAAAGGAAGAAGCAAGTGCGAAGAGTTATTTCGAGATAAACAAAGGTAAATTACCCTGGCCCTGTAAAGGTTCGGTGGGTACAAAATTTGGCAAGGTTATCCATCCAAAGTATAACACAACGACAAAAAACAATGGCATTGATATCTTAAGCAATTATGGAGAAAATGTTTATGCAGTTGCCCAGGGCAAAGTTGTATATGCAGGGAAATTTATTGGATATGGTGATTTAGTTGTAATCGACCACCAGGATGGATTTTATTCACTTTATGGGCATTTATCAGAAATTCTTGTTAAAGTCGGTGATGAAGTACCCTCGGGCAGAATAATTGGTAGAGTAGGAGAAAGTGGTTCATTATCGGGACCAATGCTACACTTTGAATTAAGAAAAGAAGGAAAACCTGTTGACCCTTTAATTTATCTGGAATGA